One region of Takifugu flavidus isolate HTHZ2018 chromosome 14, ASM371156v2, whole genome shotgun sequence genomic DNA includes:
- the LOC130538044 gene encoding protein NYNRIN-like, which produces MQQSAPEKEKATWKKRGAKLDDKGLLTIGNKPILPRNMHKWAALVSHGPCHVSTGGMVQMVNEHYYTIGFHTYLKNFCSQCVICVKHSPQGALKAPAGTTPLPNHPFHTVFLDFIQLTPCEGKQYCLVVLDGFTRWVEIFPTAKADALTVAKVLCREIIPRFGIPKVIWSDNGSHFVNEIVKTVGVTLGIDLKNHCAYHPQSAGLVERVNGTIKNRLKKCMDETGKNWMFCLDLVKLWMHITPHKKTGITPFEALYGRPYCLPYFATTNELEHVEETIADYLKKVLLNRCVNTVNVLPSPVSSTDSTPQEPIQPGDYVWVKKFVRKRWNTPRWEGPYQVQLTTKTAVRVDGKLSWIHLSHCKKQKILPGEGEGAVADSP; this is translated from the coding sequence atgcaacaaagtgctccagaaaaggaaaaggccacgtggaagaagcgaggagccaaactggatgataaaggactattaaccataggaaacaagccaatccttccccggaatatgcataaatgggcagcattagtgagccatgggccatgccatgtctcaacaggagggatggtacagatggttaatgaacattattacactataggatttcatacctacttaaaaaatttttgttcacaatgtgttatttgtgtaaaacacagcccacagggagcccttaaggcccctgcaggcactacaccattgccaaatcatccatttcacacagtttttctagattttattcagctaacaccatgtgaaggtaaacaatattgtctagtagtgttagatggatttactaggtgggtggaaattttccccacggcaaaagcagatgcactgacagtagcaaaagtcctatgtagagaaatcattcccaggtttggcatcccgaaggtcatctggagcgacaatggaagccattttgtaaatgagatagtgaaaactgtaggagtaactttgggcattgatttgaagaatcactgcgcataccaccctcagagtgcagggttggttgaaagagtcaacggtactattaagaacagactgaagaaatgtatggacgagacaggaaagaactggatgttttgtctcgacctggtgaaattatggatgcacataacaccacacaagaaaacaggcatcacaccctttgaagcattatatgggcggccttattgcctaccatactttgcaacaacaaatgagttagaacatgttgaggaaacaatagcagattatctgaaaaaagtgttacttaaccgatgtgtgaatacagtaaatgttctgcctagtcctgtgtcttccacagattccaccccccaggaacccattcaaccgggcgactacgtgtgggtgaagaagtttgtgcggaagaggtggaacacgcctagatgggaaggtccttatcaagtacagctgaccacaaagactgcagttcgagtggacgggaaactgtcgtggatacacctttcccattgtaagaaacagaaaattcttccaggtgaaggcgagggagcagtggcggactctccgtaa